The Christiangramia flava JLT2011 genome has a segment encoding these proteins:
- a CDS encoding M1 family metallopeptidase gives MKRFLVSILFLSTGLLIAQNNTSYWQQHVDYKMDVDMNVDNYQYTGTQELVYTNNSPDTLNQVFYHLFNNAFQPGSQMNARLKDIADPDGRMVNNKGTRENPDYESRISKLSPEEIGYLHVISLTQDGQALDYKEVGTILEVKLAKPILPGKKTTFKMEFKAQEPLQIRRSGRDNAEGVALSMSQWYPKIAEYDFEGWHADPYIGREFQGVWGDFDVKISIDKDYTLASTGMLQNADEIGHGYEKEGTKIPKTKGDKHTWHFKAEKVHDFTWAADPEYIHDKLIAEDGTELHFFYKDNKDIIENWKKLQPKTEELLMFYNKHIGPYPWKKYSVVQGGDGGMEYAMLTLITGERNFNSLFGVTAHEFAHAWFQHLLATNESEHEWMDEGFTSYISSIAENQISGSNNENPHTGSYRGYYYLANSGQEQPQTTHADRYAMNALYGTAAYSKGAVFLAQLGYVIGEDNLAKTLNRYYDDWKFKHPTPNDFIRVAEKVSGAQLGWYLNDWTRTVNKVDYGIESVSTEADSTKITLRRKELMPMPIDLMVTYEDGSEELFYIPLEMMRWDKPAENDSKRTIAEDWAWGFPTYDLSIPSSKGKVSKVEIDPSERMADVNQEDNVWGGSSEETSENDNEQD, from the coding sequence ATGAAGAGATTTTTAGTAAGCATATTATTTTTAAGCACGGGCCTTTTAATCGCCCAGAATAACACTTCATACTGGCAACAACATGTAGATTACAAGATGGATGTTGATATGAACGTAGATAATTATCAGTATACTGGTACACAGGAACTTGTTTACACTAACAATTCGCCAGATACTTTAAACCAGGTTTTTTATCATCTTTTCAACAATGCTTTCCAGCCGGGAAGCCAGATGAATGCAAGGTTAAAGGATATCGCTGATCCTGATGGAAGAATGGTCAATAACAAAGGAACTCGTGAAAATCCTGATTACGAAAGCCGTATCAGTAAGCTTTCACCAGAGGAGATTGGTTATTTACATGTAATTTCTTTAACCCAGGATGGGCAAGCCTTGGATTACAAAGAAGTGGGAACTATCCTTGAAGTAAAACTGGCCAAGCCGATCCTTCCAGGAAAAAAGACCACTTTTAAAATGGAATTCAAAGCGCAGGAACCTTTGCAAATCCGTCGTTCTGGACGTGATAACGCTGAAGGTGTAGCGCTTTCCATGTCGCAATGGTATCCTAAAATCGCAGAATATGATTTTGAAGGCTGGCATGCCGATCCATACATCGGTCGTGAGTTCCAGGGCGTGTGGGGTGATTTTGATGTGAAGATCTCTATTGACAAAGATTATACATTAGCCAGTACAGGAATGTTGCAGAATGCCGATGAAATTGGTCATGGATATGAAAAAGAAGGAACAAAAATTCCAAAAACAAAAGGCGATAAGCACACCTGGCATTTTAAAGCTGAAAAAGTTCATGACTTTACCTGGGCGGCAGATCCGGAATATATTCATGATAAGCTGATAGCCGAAGACGGAACTGAACTTCATTTCTTCTACAAGGACAACAAAGACATTATAGAAAACTGGAAAAAACTTCAGCCTAAAACTGAAGAATTACTGATGTTCTATAATAAGCACATCGGTCCTTATCCGTGGAAAAAATACTCTGTAGTACAGGGTGGTGACGGCGGAATGGAGTACGCGATGCTGACGCTTATTACCGGAGAAAGAAATTTCAACAGCTTGTTTGGAGTGACCGCTCATGAGTTTGCTCACGCCTGGTTCCAGCATTTACTGGCAACTAACGAAAGCGAGCACGAATGGATGGATGAAGGTTTTACTTCTTACATTTCAAGTATTGCTGAAAATCAGATCTCAGGAAGCAACAATGAGAATCCGCATACCGGTTCTTACAGAGGTTATTATTACCTGGCTAATTCCGGGCAGGAACAACCACAAACCACGCATGCAGATCGTTACGCCATGAATGCTTTATACGGAACGGCTGCTTATTCTAAAGGTGCAGTTTTCCTTGCTCAATTAGGTTATGTAATCGGTGAAGACAACTTAGCAAAAACACTGAACCGTTATTACGATGATTGGAAATTCAAACACCCAACACCAAACGATTTTATTCGTGTAGCTGAAAAAGTTTCAGGAGCTCAGTTAGGCTGGTATTTGAATGATTGGACCAGAACTGTTAATAAAGTAGACTACGGAATCGAGTCGGTTTCTACTGAAGCTGATAGTACCAAAATCACCTTAAGAAGAAAAGAGCTGATGCCAATGCCAATAGACCTTATGGTTACTTATGAAGATGGTTCAGAAGAATTATTCTACATTCCATTAGAGATGATGAGATGGGATAAACCTGCTGAAAACGATTCAAAAAGAACCATTGCTGAGGATTGGGCCTGGGGATTCCCAACTTACGATCTCAGCATTCCATCTTCAAAAGGAAAGGTTTCAAAAGTTGAGATCGATCCAAGCGAAAGAATGGCAGATGTAAACCAGGAAGATAATGTCTGGGGAGGTTCTTCAGAAGAAACTTCTGAAAATGATAACGAACAGGATTAA